The following proteins are encoded in a genomic region of Actinomadura sp. NAK00032:
- a CDS encoding glycosyltransferase family 9 protein, which translates to MAVTARRALVLRALGLGDLLTAVPALRALRRGLPDARITLAAPAVLGPLARATGAVDDVLPADGLDAPLRAAGPVDAAVNLHGSGPRSHRLLAALEPGRLLAFGCPAAGHAGGPAWDRAEHEVARWCRLAAWYGFRADPRELDLPAPAAASPAPGAAVVHPGAAFPARRWPAERFAAVAAALRDRGERVVVTGGRGETALARRVAGLAGLDPAADLSGRTSLPELAALVAGARLVVCGDTGVAHLATAFRTPSVLLFGPTPPSRWGPPGRAEHRVLWAGRRGDPHGREPCPGLLEISADQAVEAAAAVLALSARPQCSPARPARTHPRELMRRQ; encoded by the coding sequence GTGGCCGTGACGGCCCGCCGCGCGCTGGTGCTGCGCGCCCTCGGGCTCGGCGACCTGCTCACCGCCGTGCCCGCGCTGCGGGCGCTGCGGCGCGGGCTGCCGGACGCCCGGATCACGCTCGCGGCGCCCGCGGTGCTCGGCCCGCTGGCCCGCGCGACCGGCGCGGTCGACGACGTCCTCCCGGCGGACGGCCTGGACGCCCCGCTCCGCGCCGCCGGCCCGGTGGACGCCGCCGTCAACCTGCACGGGTCAGGGCCGCGGAGCCACCGGCTGCTCGCGGCCCTGGAGCCCGGCCGGCTGCTGGCGTTCGGCTGCCCCGCCGCGGGGCACGCCGGCGGCCCGGCGTGGGACCGCGCCGAGCACGAGGTGGCGCGCTGGTGCCGGCTCGCCGCCTGGTACGGGTTCCGCGCCGACCCGCGCGAGCTGGACCTGCCGGCCCCGGCCGCGGCCTCGCCCGCGCCGGGCGCCGCCGTCGTCCACCCCGGCGCCGCGTTCCCGGCGCGGCGCTGGCCCGCCGAGCGGTTCGCGGCGGTCGCGGCGGCGCTGCGGGACCGCGGCGAGCGCGTCGTCGTCACCGGCGGCCGCGGCGAGACCGCGCTCGCGCGCCGGGTGGCCGGGCTCGCCGGGCTGGACCCGGCCGCCGACCTGTCCGGCCGCACGTCCCTGCCGGAGCTGGCCGCGCTCGTCGCGGGCGCCCGGCTGGTGGTGTGCGGCGACACCGGCGTCGCGCACCTGGCGACCGCGTTCCGCACGCCGTCGGTGCTGCTGTTCGGCCCGACGCCGCCCAGCCGGTGGGGCCCGCCGGGCCGCGCCGAGCACCGCGTCCTGTGGGCGGGCCGCCGCGGCGACCCGCACGGGCGCGAGCCCTGCCCGGGACTGCTGGAGATCTCCGCGGACCAGGCCGTCGAGGCCGCGGCGGCGGTGCTCGCCCTCAGTGCTCGCCCACAGTGCTCGCCCGCACGGCCCGCCCGCACGCACCCGCGTGAACTGATGAGGAGGCAATGA
- a CDS encoding SDR family oxidoreductase, whose amino-acid sequence MNVLITGGASGLGAAVARKVADGGGRPLILDRHPPKDDFEHMQADLADRRCAERAVHGLARAAGGLNAVVTAAGIDACGTLCEVPAEDWERVVQVNLLGTAAVARAALPYLENEPHGRIVTVASTLGFRALPDATAYCASKFGVVGFTRALAAETAGRVGVTMIVPGGMDTAFFDGRPDQYKPGADAKLNRPENVAEAIAFALAQPAGCEVRELVVCPSQEPSWP is encoded by the coding sequence ATGAACGTGCTCATCACCGGAGGCGCATCCGGGCTCGGCGCGGCCGTCGCGCGCAAGGTCGCCGACGGCGGCGGACGGCCCCTGATCCTCGACCGGCACCCCCCGAAGGACGACTTCGAGCACATGCAGGCCGACCTCGCCGACCGGCGGTGCGCCGAGCGCGCCGTGCACGGGCTGGCGCGCGCCGCCGGCGGGCTGAACGCCGTCGTGACCGCCGCCGGCATCGACGCGTGCGGGACGCTGTGCGAGGTCCCCGCCGAGGACTGGGAGCGGGTCGTGCAGGTGAACCTGCTCGGCACCGCCGCCGTCGCCCGCGCCGCGCTCCCCTACCTGGAGAACGAGCCGCACGGGCGGATCGTCACGGTCGCGTCCACGCTCGGGTTCCGGGCGCTGCCGGACGCCACCGCCTACTGCGCGTCCAAGTTCGGGGTCGTCGGGTTCACCCGGGCGCTCGCCGCCGAGACGGCCGGGCGCGTCGGCGTCACGATGATCGTGCCGGGCGGGATGGACACCGCGTTCTTCGACGGCCGCCCCGACCAGTACAAGCCGGGCGCGGACGCCAAGCTGAACCGGCCCGAGAACGTCGCGGAGGCGATCGCGTTCGCACTCGCGCAGCCGGCCGGGTGCGAGGTGCGCGAACTCGTCGTCTGCCCCTCGCAGGAGCCGTCGTGGCCGTGA
- a CDS encoding PfkB family carbohydrate kinase gives MTAPLVVVGDVLLDIDIVGTSSRLCPDAPVPVVEGAEELPRPGGAGLAALLAAADGREVVLVTALADDEPGRRLRAMLERHLEVAAFHLHGGTPCKLRIRSGGQSVARLDAGEGQALDGPVGPRVTDAIAGAGAVLVADYGRGVTRHRAVRSLLGALPADVPVVWDPHPRGEPPVPGVRLLTPNEQEAARLAAADGADIAGFGLAAAGRRGRHLGRAWGIEGVAVTLGADGALLCDGSEAPFLAPARPARGDSCGAGDSFAAGAAGALADGAALTAAVTEGVNRASEFVRAGAAAALSAQLAETGTARLVPERGEDAWDIVERTRRAGGTVVATGGCFDLLHAGHVSLLQQARRLGDCLIVCVNSDASVRRRKGPTRPVTPAADRVRVLEALSDVDAAVVFDDDTPAPLLERLRPDVWVKGADYAGTTLPEAETVRAHDGEIVLLPLLEGRSTTRLLSTKKGTAS, from the coding sequence ATGACCGCGCCACTCGTGGTGGTCGGCGACGTCCTGCTCGACATCGACATCGTCGGCACCAGCAGCCGGCTGTGCCCGGACGCGCCCGTCCCCGTCGTGGAGGGGGCCGAGGAGCTGCCCCGCCCCGGCGGCGCCGGCCTCGCCGCGCTGCTCGCGGCCGCCGACGGGCGGGAGGTCGTGCTCGTCACGGCGCTCGCCGACGACGAGCCGGGGCGGCGGCTGCGCGCGATGCTGGAGCGGCACCTGGAGGTCGCCGCGTTCCACCTGCACGGCGGGACGCCCTGCAAGCTGCGCATCCGGTCCGGAGGGCAGTCGGTGGCGCGCCTGGACGCCGGGGAAGGGCAGGCCCTCGACGGGCCCGTCGGTCCGCGCGTCACCGACGCGATCGCGGGGGCCGGCGCCGTGCTGGTCGCCGACTACGGCCGCGGCGTCACCCGGCACCGGGCCGTCCGGTCGCTGCTCGGCGCGCTGCCGGCGGACGTCCCGGTCGTCTGGGACCCGCACCCGCGCGGGGAGCCGCCGGTCCCCGGCGTCCGGCTGCTCACCCCGAACGAGCAGGAGGCGGCGCGGCTGGCCGCCGCGGACGGCGCCGACATCGCCGGGTTCGGGCTGGCGGCGGCCGGCCGGCGCGGCCGCCACCTCGGCCGCGCCTGGGGCATCGAGGGCGTCGCCGTCACGCTCGGCGCGGACGGCGCGCTGCTGTGCGACGGGTCCGAGGCGCCGTTCCTCGCGCCCGCCCGGCCCGCGCGGGGCGACTCGTGCGGCGCGGGCGACAGCTTCGCCGCCGGGGCGGCCGGCGCGCTCGCCGACGGCGCGGCGCTCACCGCCGCCGTCACCGAGGGCGTCAACCGGGCGTCGGAGTTCGTCCGGGCGGGGGCCGCCGCGGCGCTGTCGGCGCAGCTGGCCGAGACGGGGACCGCCCGGCTCGTGCCCGAGCGCGGCGAGGACGCCTGGGACATCGTCGAGCGGACGCGGCGCGCGGGCGGGACGGTGGTGGCGACCGGCGGCTGCTTCGACCTGCTGCACGCCGGGCACGTCAGCCTGCTCCAGCAGGCGCGGCGGCTCGGCGACTGCCTGATCGTCTGCGTCAACTCCGACGCGTCCGTCCGGCGCCGCAAGGGGCCGACGCGGCCGGTGACGCCGGCCGCCGACCGGGTCCGGGTGCTGGAGGCGCTCAGCGACGTCGACGCCGCGGTGGTGTTCGACGACGACACCCCGGCGCCGCTGCTGGAGCGGCTGCGCCCCGACGTGTGGGTGAAGGGCGCCGACTACGCCGGGACCACGCTGCCCGAGGCCGAGACGGTCCGGGCCCACGACGGCGAGATCGTCCTGCTGCCCCTGCTGGAAGGGCGCTCCACCACGCGCCTGCTGTCCACGAAGAAGGGAACCGCGTCATGA
- a CDS encoding SIS domain-containing protein, which yields MPVLDGWGRRLARVLRGGGRLLACGNGGSAAEAQHLTAELVGRFESERCPLSAIPLHGDTSSVTAIGNDYGAVNVFERQVQAHGRPGDVLVCLSTSGRSPNVIAAAHRARRLGMAAWAVTGPGPNPLAAACDDAVTVEAGTTSTVQEIHLAAIHLLCGVVDEALGVSHA from the coding sequence GTGCCCGTCCTCGACGGCTGGGGGCGCCGCCTCGCCCGCGTGCTGCGCGGCGGCGGGCGGCTGCTGGCCTGCGGCAACGGCGGCAGCGCCGCCGAGGCGCAGCACCTGACCGCCGAGCTGGTCGGCCGGTTCGAGAGCGAGCGGTGCCCGCTGTCGGCGATCCCGCTGCACGGCGACACCTCCTCGGTCACCGCGATCGGCAACGACTACGGCGCGGTGAACGTCTTCGAGCGGCAGGTGCAGGCGCACGGCCGCCCCGGGGACGTGCTGGTGTGCCTGTCGACCAGCGGCCGCAGCCCCAACGTGATCGCGGCGGCGCACCGCGCCCGGCGGCTCGGGATGGCGGCCTGGGCGGTCACCGGGCCCGGCCCGAACCCGCTCGCCGCGGCGTGCGACGACGCGGTCACCGTGGAGGCCGGGACCACCTCGACCGTCCAGGAGATCCACCTCGCGGCGATCCACCTGCTGTGCGGGGTGGTGGACGAGGCGCTCGGAGTCAGCCATGCCTGA
- a CDS encoding glycosyltransferase: protein MRIAMISEHASPLAADGGLGGADGGGQNVFVAELATELGRQGHYVTVYTRRDAPGPPDRVRLAPGVAVEHVPAGPPERIAKDELLPWMHDFGTYLERRWAADPPDVAHAHFWMSGLAAVQAAQAPGARRLPVVQTYHALGTVKRRHQGGKDTSPASRVRLERAIGRAAEAVIATCSDEVAELAAMGVPRDRVRVVPCGVDLGLFAPGGPGDGGDAGADRIVVLSRLVERKGVDTAVRALAHLPGTVLAVAGGPPRGDLDGDPEVRRLRRVARDAGVADRVEFLGRLGRAEVPPLLRSAGLVATLPWYEPFGMVPLEAMACGVPVVASAVGGHLDTVVDGVTGTLVPPRDPEAAAAAVRALLDDPARRAAMGSAAGDRARGRYSWARVAADTAEVYRHAAALTEVAA, encoded by the coding sequence ATGAGAATAGCCATGATCTCCGAGCACGCCAGCCCGCTGGCCGCCGACGGCGGACTGGGCGGGGCGGACGGCGGCGGGCAGAACGTGTTCGTCGCGGAACTGGCCACCGAGCTCGGCCGCCAGGGGCACTACGTGACCGTCTACACGCGGCGCGACGCCCCCGGCCCGCCGGACCGGGTGCGGCTCGCGCCCGGCGTCGCGGTCGAGCACGTCCCGGCGGGGCCGCCCGAGCGCATCGCCAAGGACGAGCTGCTGCCGTGGATGCACGACTTCGGGACGTACCTGGAGCGGCGCTGGGCCGCCGACCCGCCCGACGTCGCGCACGCCCACTTCTGGATGAGCGGCCTCGCCGCGGTCCAGGCCGCTCAGGCGCCGGGGGCGCGGCGCCTGCCGGTCGTGCAGACCTACCACGCGCTCGGCACCGTCAAGCGCCGCCACCAGGGCGGCAAGGACACCAGCCCCGCCTCCCGCGTCCGGCTGGAGCGCGCGATCGGGCGCGCCGCCGAGGCCGTCATCGCCACCTGCTCCGACGAGGTCGCCGAGCTGGCCGCGATGGGCGTGCCCCGCGACCGGGTCCGGGTGGTGCCGTGCGGGGTGGACCTCGGCCTGTTCGCCCCCGGCGGCCCCGGGGACGGCGGGGACGCCGGCGCGGACCGCATCGTGGTGCTGTCCCGGCTCGTCGAGCGCAAGGGCGTCGACACCGCCGTCCGCGCGCTCGCGCACCTGCCCGGCACCGTGCTGGCCGTCGCCGGCGGGCCGCCCCGCGGCGACCTGGACGGCGACCCCGAGGTGCGGCGGCTGCGGCGCGTCGCGCGGGACGCCGGCGTGGCAGACCGGGTGGAGTTCCTCGGCCGGCTCGGCCGCGCCGAGGTGCCGCCGCTGCTGCGGTCGGCGGGCCTGGTCGCCACGCTCCCCTGGTACGAGCCGTTCGGCATGGTGCCGCTCGAGGCGATGGCCTGCGGGGTGCCGGTGGTGGCGAGCGCCGTCGGCGGGCACCTCGACACGGTCGTCGACGGCGTCACCGGCACGCTCGTCCCGCCGCGCGACCCGGAGGCGGCGGCCGCCGCGGTCCGGGCGCTGCTGGACGATCCGGCCCGGCGCGCCGCGATGGGGTCCGCCGCGGGCGACCGGGCCCGCGGCCGCTACTCGTGGGCGCGCGTCGCCGCCGACACCGCCGAGGTGTACCGGCACGCCGCCGCGCTGACGGAGGTGGCCGCGTGA
- a CDS encoding glycosyltransferase family 4 protein yields MRVLMWHVHGSWATSFVHGPQTTLVPVVPGRGPDGRGRPDTFTWPDRAVEVPPERLRHEHVDAVVLQRPHELRLAEEWLGRRPGRDVPAVYVEHDTPRRTPADAGLPEEVVPDSRHFLHDRADIPVVHVTHFNRLFWNCGRAPALVIEHGVVDPGYRCTADMPRAGVVINDPLRRGRVAGTDLLPELAAAVPLDLFGMNVAGVPERLGIPPESLWTFEDLPQARMHEELARRRVYVHPYRWTSLGLALIEAMMLGLPVVALATTEAVEAVPPEAGVLSTRVAALAEAARTLAADPPRARQMGKEARAYAVERYGLPRFLRDWRRTLQEVTR; encoded by the coding sequence ATGAGAGTCCTGATGTGGCACGTGCACGGCTCGTGGGCGACGTCGTTCGTGCACGGACCGCAGACCACGCTCGTCCCCGTCGTCCCCGGCCGCGGGCCGGACGGCCGGGGGCGGCCCGACACCTTCACCTGGCCCGACCGGGCGGTGGAGGTGCCGCCCGAGCGGCTCCGCCACGAGCACGTGGACGCCGTCGTGCTCCAGCGCCCCCACGAGCTGCGGCTGGCGGAGGAATGGCTCGGCCGGCGCCCCGGACGCGACGTCCCCGCCGTCTACGTCGAGCACGACACCCCGCGCCGGACGCCCGCCGACGCCGGGCTCCCCGAGGAGGTCGTGCCCGACAGCCGGCACTTCCTGCACGACCGCGCCGACATCCCGGTCGTGCACGTCACCCACTTCAACCGGCTGTTCTGGAACTGCGGCCGGGCCCCGGCCCTGGTCATCGAGCACGGCGTCGTCGACCCCGGCTACCGGTGCACCGCCGACATGCCCCGCGCCGGCGTCGTCATCAACGACCCGCTGCGCCGCGGCCGCGTCGCGGGCACCGACCTGCTCCCCGAGCTCGCCGCGGCCGTCCCCCTCGACCTGTTCGGCATGAACGTCGCCGGCGTCCCCGAGCGCCTCGGCATCCCCCCGGAGTCGCTGTGGACCTTCGAGGACCTGCCGCAGGCGAGGATGCACGAGGAGCTCGCCCGCCGCCGCGTCTACGTCCACCCCTACCGGTGGACCTCGCTCGGCCTCGCCCTGATCGAGGCCATGATGCTCGGCCTGCCGGTGGTGGCGCTGGCCACCACCGAGGCGGTCGAGGCGGTGCCGCCGGAGGCCGGGGTGCTGTCCACGCGGGTCGCCGCCCTGGCGGAGGCCGCGCGGACCCTGGCCGCCGACCCGCCGCGTGCCCGCCAGATGGGCAAGGAGGCGCGGGCCTACGCCGTCGAGCGCTACGGCCTGCCGCGCTTCCTGCGCGACTGGCGGCGAACTCTCCAGGAGGTAACGCGATGA
- a CDS encoding glycosyltransferase family 9 protein, protein MRVLVARQDNLGDVLLAGPAVRAVAARADEVVLLCGPRGRAAADLLPGVDRVIEWCAPWIDPDRVPVKRAAIDRIVRELRGFDRALVLTSFHQSPLPLALLLRLAGTPWIGGISEDYPGSLLDLRHRPDTDVPEPLRMLALAEDAGFPAPADTRLRVRGPLPDTDHLTGGPGYVVVHPGTSVPARAWPPGRCAEAVRLLRASGRRVVVTGHGDEKELTALAAGEDGLDLGGRTSLPELASVLAGACAVVAGNTGPAHLAAAVGTPVVSLFAPTVPAARWAPFGVPLALLGDQQAPCKDSRARECPVDGHPCLSTVTADEVAAAVEVVATVEEAPAR, encoded by the coding sequence ATGAGGGTCCTCGTGGCACGCCAGGACAACCTCGGCGACGTGCTGCTCGCCGGGCCCGCGGTGCGGGCGGTCGCCGCCCGCGCCGACGAGGTCGTGCTGCTGTGCGGCCCGCGCGGCCGCGCCGCCGCCGACCTGCTGCCCGGCGTCGACCGCGTCATCGAGTGGTGCGCCCCCTGGATCGACCCCGACCGGGTGCCGGTGAAGCGGGCGGCGATCGACCGGATCGTCCGGGAGCTGCGCGGCTTCGACCGGGCGCTGGTCCTCACCTCCTTTCACCAGTCGCCGCTGCCGCTGGCGCTGCTGCTGCGGCTCGCCGGGACGCCCTGGATCGGCGGCATCAGCGAGGACTACCCGGGATCGCTGCTGGACCTGCGGCACCGGCCCGACACCGACGTCCCCGAGCCGCTGCGGATGCTGGCGCTCGCCGAGGACGCCGGGTTCCCGGCCCCGGCCGACACCCGGCTGCGGGTCCGCGGGCCGCTGCCCGACACCGACCACCTCACCGGCGGGCCCGGCTACGTGGTGGTGCACCCCGGCACGTCCGTGCCGGCGCGCGCCTGGCCGCCCGGGCGCTGCGCCGAGGCGGTCCGGCTGCTGCGCGCCTCGGGCCGCCGGGTGGTCGTCACCGGCCACGGCGACGAGAAGGAGCTGACCGCGCTCGCCGCCGGCGAGGACGGCCTCGACCTCGGCGGCCGCACGTCGCTGCCGGAGCTGGCGTCGGTGCTGGCGGGCGCGTGCGCGGTCGTCGCCGGCAACACCGGCCCCGCGCATCTCGCGGCGGCCGTCGGGACGCCGGTCGTGTCGCTGTTCGCGCCGACCGTGCCCGCCGCCCGCTGGGCGCCGTTCGGGGTGCCGCTGGCGCTGCTCGGCGACCAGCAGGCGCCGTGCAAGGACAGCCGCGCCCGCGAATGCCCGGTCGACGGGCACCCCTGCCTGTCGACCGTCACCGCCGACGAGGTCGCCGCCGCCGTGGAGGTCGTGGCGACCGTGGAGGAGGCGCCCGCCCGATGA
- a CDS encoding HAD-IIIA family hydrolase — MDYTVVVPTIGRESLRGTLRALLAALEGGPERGPHEIIVVDDRPAPGAPLPLPAAPGPPVRVLRSGGRGPAAARNAGWRAAATEWVAFLDDDVVPAPDWPARLAADLADLPPSVGGSQGRVAVPAPDGRAPTDWERGTAGLASADWITADMAYRRGVLAELGGFDERFRRAYREDADLALRALDAGHGLVLGDRRVAHPVRPAGFWASVRAQAGNADDVLMRRVHGPGWRARAGEGRGLLARHALTTAAGLLALAALPAARSRRGAAVAAAAAGAWAALTARFAYERIKPGPKTPREVATMLVTSAAIPPAAVRHRARGLAVHRRARSCGGPRAVLFDRDDTLIRDVPYNGDPARVEPMPGARRALDRLRDHGVRIGVVSNQSGVAKGLIGAGDVRRVNARVEELLGRIDVWEFCPHDDGDGCACRKPEPGMIERAAQRLGMLPSDCAVIGDVGGDVAAAAAAGARGILVPTGRTRPAEIARAPETAPTLDAAVELVLGGRRRR; from the coding sequence ATGGACTACACCGTCGTCGTCCCCACCATCGGACGGGAGAGCCTGCGCGGCACGCTGCGGGCGCTGCTCGCCGCGCTGGAGGGCGGACCGGAGCGGGGCCCGCACGAGATCATCGTCGTGGACGACCGGCCCGCGCCCGGCGCGCCGCTGCCGCTGCCCGCCGCGCCCGGCCCGCCGGTCCGGGTGCTGCGCTCGGGCGGCCGCGGGCCCGCCGCCGCCCGCAACGCCGGCTGGCGCGCCGCCGCGACCGAGTGGGTGGCGTTCCTGGACGACGACGTCGTGCCCGCGCCGGACTGGCCCGCCCGGCTGGCCGCCGACCTCGCGGACCTGCCGCCCTCGGTCGGCGGGTCGCAGGGCCGGGTCGCCGTCCCGGCGCCGGACGGCCGAGCGCCGACCGACTGGGAGCGCGGTACCGCCGGGCTCGCGAGCGCCGACTGGATCACCGCCGACATGGCCTACCGGCGCGGCGTCCTCGCCGAGCTGGGCGGCTTCGACGAGCGCTTCCGCCGCGCCTACCGCGAGGACGCGGACCTGGCGCTGCGCGCCCTGGACGCCGGGCACGGGCTCGTCCTCGGCGACCGGCGCGTCGCCCACCCCGTCCGGCCCGCCGGGTTCTGGGCGTCGGTGCGGGCGCAGGCCGGCAACGCCGACGACGTCCTGATGCGGCGGGTGCACGGGCCCGGCTGGCGCGCCCGCGCCGGCGAGGGCCGCGGCCTGCTCGCCCGGCACGCGCTCACCACCGCCGCCGGGCTCCTCGCGCTCGCGGCGCTGCCCGCCGCCCGCTCCCGGCGCGGCGCGGCCGTCGCCGCGGCGGCGGCCGGCGCCTGGGCCGCGCTGACCGCGCGGTTCGCCTACGAGCGGATCAAGCCGGGCCCGAAGACTCCCCGGGAGGTCGCGACGATGCTCGTCACGAGCGCCGCCATCCCGCCCGCCGCGGTCCGGCACCGGGCCCGCGGGCTGGCCGTCCACCGGCGGGCGCGGAGCTGCGGCGGCCCCCGGGCCGTGCTGTTCGACCGCGACGACACCCTGATCCGGGACGTCCCCTACAACGGGGACCCCGCGCGGGTCGAGCCGATGCCGGGCGCCCGCCGCGCCCTCGACCGGCTCCGCGACCACGGCGTCCGGATCGGCGTCGTCTCCAACCAGTCCGGCGTCGCCAAGGGGCTCATCGGCGCCGGGGACGTGCGGCGCGTCAACGCCCGCGTCGAGGAGCTGCTCGGCCGGATCGACGTGTGGGAGTTCTGCCCGCACGACGACGGCGACGGCTGCGCGTGCCGCAAGCCCGAGCCCGGCATGATCGAGCGCGCCGCGCAGCGGCTCGGGATGCTCCCGTCCGACTGCGCCGTCATCGGCGACGTCGGCGGCGACGTCGCCGCCGCCGCGGCCGCGGGGGCGCGCGGCATCCTCGTCCCGACCGGGCGGACCCGGCCGGCGGAGATCGCGCGGGCGCCGGAGACGGCGCCGACGCTGGACGCCGCCGTCGAACTGGTCCTCGGCGGAAGGCGGCGCCGATGA
- a CDS encoding carbamoyltransferase C-terminal domain-containing protein, whose product MRVLGINAIFHDPAAALVADGRIVAAAEEERFSRRKHGKRPVPFSGWELPEQAARWCLAEAGLEPGDLDAVAYSYDPALVEPGLGGHDEQWERLRTLYARRAPNFLATALPGLDPGIVRYVPHHVAHAASAALAAPAPGDGDVLVLDGRGESHSHLAGTYRDGVLTALHAQRLPHSLGLMYEDLTEHLGFLRSSDEYKVMALASYGEPRFLDELREHVRATGDGGFAAAAIDWGSLAKARKAGGEWTRDHADLAASVQARLEEVLLDLAAWLHGETGSRRLMLAGGVALNCVANSRLAGAGPYDDLWVQPAAGDAGTALGAALHVAQGGGDPLTGMPGADLGRQWTDREIAARLDTAKIPYERPDDLAAAVAEALARNEIVAWFQGRSEFGPRALGHRSLLAHPGHAGNVERLNDVKGREQFRPIAPMVALEDAPDIFEGPLPSPYMLFVHDVRPRWRERIPAVVHVDGTARVQTVAAGDEPLVARLLAEFRRRTGLPVLVNTSLNTAGRPMVDDPRDALECFGSAPVDLLAIGPFTVRRREVRA is encoded by the coding sequence ATGCGCGTGCTCGGAATCAACGCGATCTTCCATGACCCGGCCGCCGCGCTGGTGGCGGACGGCAGGATCGTCGCGGCGGCGGAGGAGGAACGCTTCAGCCGCCGCAAGCACGGGAAGCGGCCCGTGCCGTTCTCCGGCTGGGAGCTGCCGGAGCAGGCCGCCCGCTGGTGCCTGGCGGAGGCCGGGCTGGAACCCGGCGACCTCGACGCCGTCGCCTACTCCTACGACCCGGCCCTGGTCGAACCCGGCCTCGGCGGGCACGACGAGCAGTGGGAGCGGCTGCGCACCCTGTACGCGCGGCGCGCCCCGAACTTCCTCGCGACGGCGCTGCCCGGCCTCGACCCGGGGATCGTCCGGTACGTCCCCCACCACGTCGCGCACGCCGCGTCCGCCGCGCTCGCCGCGCCGGCGCCCGGCGACGGCGACGTGCTGGTCCTGGACGGCCGGGGCGAGTCGCACTCGCACCTGGCCGGCACCTACCGGGACGGCGTGCTGACGGCGCTGCACGCGCAGCGGCTCCCCCACTCGCTCGGCCTGATGTACGAGGACCTCACCGAGCACCTCGGCTTCCTGCGCTCCAGCGACGAGTACAAGGTCATGGCGCTGGCGTCCTACGGCGAGCCGCGCTTCCTGGACGAGCTGCGCGAGCACGTCCGCGCGACCGGCGACGGCGGCTTCGCGGCCGCCGCGATCGACTGGGGCTCGCTCGCCAAGGCCCGCAAGGCCGGCGGCGAGTGGACCCGCGACCACGCCGACCTCGCCGCGAGCGTCCAGGCCCGCCTCGAGGAGGTGCTGCTCGACCTCGCGGCGTGGCTGCACGGCGAGACGGGATCCCGGCGGCTGATGCTCGCCGGCGGCGTCGCCCTCAACTGCGTCGCCAACTCCCGGCTGGCGGGCGCCGGCCCCTACGACGACCTCTGGGTGCAGCCCGCGGCGGGCGACGCCGGCACCGCGCTCGGCGCCGCGCTGCACGTGGCGCAGGGCGGCGGCGACCCGCTCACCGGCATGCCCGGCGCGGACCTCGGGCGGCAGTGGACCGACCGGGAGATCGCCGCGCGGCTCGACACCGCGAAGATCCCCTACGAGCGGCCGGACGACCTGGCCGCCGCGGTCGCCGAGGCCCTCGCCCGCAACGAGATCGTCGCGTGGTTCCAGGGCCGCTCGGAGTTCGGGCCGCGCGCGCTCGGGCACCGGTCGCTGCTCGCCCACCCCGGCCACGCCGGGAACGTCGAGCGGCTCAACGACGTGAAGGGCCGCGAGCAGTTCCGGCCGATCGCCCCGATGGTCGCGCTGGAGGACGCCCCCGACATCTTCGAGGGCCCGCTCCCGAGCCCGTACATGCTGTTCGTCCACGACGTCCGGCCGCGGTGGCGGGAGCGGATCCCCGCGGTCGTGCACGTGGACGGCACCGCCCGCGTCCAGACGGTCGCGGCCGGCGACGAGCCGCTCGTGGCGCGCCTCCTCGCGGAGTTCCGCCGCCGGACCGGGCTGCCCGTGCTCGTCAACACCAGCCTCAACACCGCCGGGCGCCCGATGGTCGACGACCCGCGCGACGCGCTGGAGTGCTTCGGCTCCGCGCCGGTCGACCTGCTCGCCATCGGGCCCTTCACGGTGCGCCGCCGGGAGGTGCGCGCTTGA